A genome region from Blautia coccoides includes the following:
- a CDS encoding sugar phosphate isomerase/epimerase family protein: MKIAFDVDVLAKQMDINRMVHQVADWGYKYIEQSPHPRINPFYKHPLFSRECEQEYKQALKETGVEISSFIVVYRWSGPTEEQRQFAVANWKRMIQIAVDMGVQVINTELSGDPNQQEICNGMWFRSMEELLPIIEREGVRVEIQSHPYDFCELNNETCDLVKSFRSKNLGYVYSSPHGFFYDEGKGDVRSMLRYAGDELTHVLFADTFNQTLDCRYIANPPWLNGRGKADVTIHQHLAMGEGDVDFDGIFETLRDMDFANKQLKENAPKAGGDNIACVSMFGFPEKMEKQAPEARERIERELTL, translated from the coding sequence ATGAAGATAGCATTTGATGTGGATGTTCTGGCAAAACAGATGGACATTAACCGTATGGTACATCAGGTGGCTGACTGGGGATACAAGTATATTGAACAGTCACCTCACCCGAGGATCAATCCGTTTTACAAGCACCCGCTTTTTTCCAGAGAATGTGAGCAGGAATATAAACAGGCTTTGAAGGAGACGGGCGTAGAAATATCTTCTTTTATAGTGGTATACCGGTGGTCAGGCCCTACTGAGGAACAGAGACAGTTCGCTGTTGCCAACTGGAAACGTATGATCCAGATTGCAGTGGACATGGGGGTCCAGGTCATCAACACAGAACTGTCAGGAGACCCCAACCAGCAGGAAATCTGTAATGGCATGTGGTTCAGATCCATGGAGGAACTCCTGCCGATCATTGAGCGTGAAGGCGTCCGTGTGGAGATCCAATCCCACCCCTATGATTTCTGTGAACTGAACAACGAGACATGTGATCTGGTGAAATCATTCCGTTCCAAAAATCTGGGATATGTATATTCCTCGCCTCATGGATTTTTCTATGATGAGGGAAAGGGTGATGTGCGTTCTATGCTGAGATATGCGGGAGATGAATTGACCCATGTACTGTTTGCAGATACCTTTAATCAGACTTTGGACTGCCGCTACATTGCCAACCCGCCGTGGCTCAATGGACGGGGAAAAGCAGATGTGACTATTCATCAGCATCTGGCAATGGGGGAAGGGGATGTGGATTTTGACGGCATCTTTGAAACTCTGCGAGATATGGACTTTGCAAATAAACAGCTGAAAGAAAATGCTCCGAAAGCGGGCGGTGACAATATTGCCTGTGTCTCCATGTTTGGATTCCCAGAGAAAATGGAAAAACAGGCGCCGGAAGCAAGAGAAAGAATTGAGAGAGAGCTTACACTCTGA
- the iolE gene encoding myo-inosose-2 dehydratase: protein MLDKNKVSLGIAPIAWTNDDMPDLGKENTFEQCVSEMALAGFTGSEVGGKYPADTAVLKKALDLRGIRICNQWFSSFLISKPYEDTEKEFIKATDFLREMGAKVIGVSEQSYSIQGKMELPVWEGKYIMDDQEWKLLAEGLNKLGKIAKDKGMTLTFHHHMGTVVQTEEEIDRFMEMVDPELVFLLFDSGHLSFAGIDPEKVLKKYVNRVKHVHLKDIRREMVEKSRNERWSFLKGVREGVFTVPGDGDVDFAPIFRILEEAGYEGWVVVEAEQDPAKANPLEYAKKARAYIADKTGL from the coding sequence ATGTTAGATAAAAATAAAGTAAGTCTGGGTATCGCACCCATTGCGTGGACCAATGACGATATGCCGGATCTGGGCAAGGAAAATACATTTGAGCAGTGCGTCAGCGAGATGGCTCTGGCTGGATTTACAGGCTCTGAGGTGGGCGGCAAATACCCTGCAGATACTGCGGTGCTTAAAAAAGCGTTGGATTTAAGAGGAATCCGGATCTGCAATCAGTGGTTTTCATCCTTTCTCATTTCCAAACCATATGAGGATACAGAAAAGGAATTCATAAAAGCTACAGATTTCCTGAGGGAAATGGGAGCAAAAGTGATCGGTGTGTCTGAACAGAGCTACAGTATCCAGGGAAAGATGGAGCTGCCGGTCTGGGAAGGCAAATATATCATGGATGATCAGGAGTGGAAGCTTCTTGCAGAAGGTCTGAACAAGCTGGGGAAAATAGCAAAAGACAAGGGTATGACACTTACCTTTCATCATCACATGGGAACGGTTGTGCAGACAGAGGAGGAGATTGATCGTTTTATGGAAATGGTTGATCCTGAGCTGGTATTTCTTCTCTTCGACAGCGGCCACCTGTCCTTTGCGGGAATTGACCCGGAAAAAGTGCTGAAAAAATATGTGAACAGAGTAAAACATGTACATCTGAAAGACATTCGCAGGGAAATGGTGGAGAAATCCAGGAATGAGAGATGGAGCTTCTTAAAAGGTGTCCGTGAAGGCGTGTTTACGGTACCCGGTGACGGGGATGTGGATTTTGCACCGATCTTCAGGATTCTTGAGGAAGCCGGATATGAAGGCTGGGTTGTCGTGGAAGCGGAACAGGATCCTGCAAAGGCGAATCCTTTGGAATATGCCAAAAAGGCCAGAGCGTACATTGCCGATAAGACGGGACTTTAA
- a CDS encoding cytidylate kinase family protein encodes MGKLRPVKGDSMAKGGIPELLNFKQKGKDMNEFIKVPVSEKLAYCFGDPALTLMYTMTTTLLIYFYTNVVGISAGAVGMIMLLSRVFDGFSDVLMGTIIDRTHSKYGKARIWILRLAIPYALAAVLLFTMPPMGDMGKIIYAFVTYNIMNTVVYTAISQPFHALGSLMSRDRRERDVICNIRMVLSITASMIITAFTLPLINKVAKLIDNQQMAWILVTAGYAIVSVFVLINTYCTCTERVQAADANKKEKENTPFWTAFKVTVTNRYFIIALGLMIFYTAYQIIIGTDLTYYCQYVLNDVDLVMPLSAAEKISTIIGIAMLPKLLPKYGKRNLICAGCILGIAGQLLFLLNITSVPLGVATCIMRGFGIAPFYGVQYSLPSDAIEYGHWKTGIRVEGLMFSSMSMGQKAGSGFTSAIMGAILSMAAFDGLKATAAEQTASAISAIKTFYLYVPIAIWVIMFIIAACYKLDKMYDKMMRELISREGKGETEEIPVAANSENQINVAIGRVYGSSGRKIAEEIAKELNCRVYDRQIICLLAEKMGMETSDLEEVQKYLDNYNYGDKEPTFSPYAYPQAGVADDMSAVKMFEEQSRIIKGLAKNAPGVFLGRCANFILGGQEHTYSFFIYADDEYREKEGREYYGGISLAELKEKDEMRNSYYEKFTGMRRDDPKHYDLVVNVSKTGVQGTVSMILDYIRNKEESRSSKGGNE; translated from the coding sequence ATGGGGAAGCTCCGCCCTGTAAAAGGTGATAGTATGGCAAAGGGAGGAATTCCCGAACTGCTTAATTTTAAGCAGAAGGGTAAAGATATGAATGAGTTCATCAAAGTCCCTGTGTCGGAAAAGCTGGCATATTGTTTCGGCGACCCGGCGCTGACTTTGATGTATACGATGACAACGACTCTGCTGATATATTTCTACACAAACGTAGTAGGTATATCTGCAGGAGCAGTGGGTATGATCATGCTGCTCTCCAGGGTGTTCGACGGATTCTCAGATGTACTTATGGGAACTATCATAGACAGGACCCACTCAAAATATGGAAAAGCCAGGATCTGGATCCTGCGTCTGGCCATTCCGTACGCGTTGGCAGCGGTCCTGTTGTTTACCATGCCTCCTATGGGAGATATGGGGAAGATCATCTATGCTTTTGTAACTTATAACATTATGAATACAGTGGTATATACCGCGATCAGCCAGCCTTTCCATGCACTTGGCTCACTCATGAGCCGTGACAGGAGAGAAAGGGATGTGATCTGTAACATCCGTATGGTGCTCTCTATTACGGCAAGTATGATCATAACAGCATTTACGCTGCCCCTAATCAATAAGGTGGCAAAGCTGATCGACAACCAGCAGATGGCCTGGATTCTTGTGACCGCGGGATATGCCATTGTATCCGTATTCGTTTTGATCAATACATATTGTACCTGTACGGAACGTGTACAGGCAGCCGATGCGAACAAAAAGGAAAAAGAGAATACACCTTTCTGGACTGCATTTAAAGTAACCGTGACCAACAGGTATTTTATTATTGCTCTGGGTCTGATGATCTTTTATACAGCTTATCAGATCATCATCGGAACCGATCTGACCTATTACTGTCAGTATGTGTTAAATGATGTGGATCTGGTAATGCCGCTGTCGGCAGCAGAGAAAATATCCACAATCATCGGCATTGCAATGCTTCCGAAGCTGCTTCCAAAATACGGAAAGAGAAACCTGATCTGCGCAGGATGTATCCTGGGTATCGCGGGACAGCTCCTCTTCCTGCTGAATATCACAAGTGTTCCTCTGGGTGTTGCAACCTGTATTATGAGAGGATTTGGCATTGCACCGTTCTATGGCGTGCAGTATTCTTTGCCGAGTGATGCGATCGAGTATGGCCACTGGAAGACAGGCATCCGTGTGGAAGGCCTTATGTTCTCTTCCATGAGTATGGGGCAGAAAGCGGGTTCAGGCTTTACATCCGCTATCATGGGTGCGATTCTTTCCATGGCAGCATTTGACGGACTGAAAGCAACAGCGGCAGAGCAGACAGCATCTGCGATCTCTGCGATCAAGACTTTTTATCTGTATGTGCCCATTGCGATCTGGGTGATCATGTTTATCATCGCAGCATGTTACAAGCTGGATAAAATGTATGACAAGATGATGCGGGAACTGATTTCCAGGGAAGGAAAGGGTGAAACGGAAGAAATTCCGGTGGCAGCAAACTCTGAGAATCAGATCAATGTAGCCATTGGCCGTGTCTATGGCAGCAGCGGAAGAAAAATCGCTGAGGAAATTGCAAAAGAACTGAACTGCCGTGTCTATGACCGTCAGATCATCTGTCTGCTGGCAGAGAAGATGGGAATGGAAACGTCTGATCTGGAGGAAGTGCAGAAGTATCTGGATAATTACAATTATGGAGATAAGGAACCCACATTCTCGCCATATGCATATCCGCAGGCAGGGGTGGCGGATGATATGAGTGCTGTCAAGATGTTTGAAGAGCAGAGCCGGATCATTAAGGGCCTTGCCAAGAACGCACCCGGCGTATTTTTGGGCAGATGTGCAAACTTTATCCTGGGTGGACAGGAGCACACTTACTCATTCTTTATCTATGCGGATGACGAATACAGGGAAAAGGAAGGCAGAGAATATTACGGCGGCATTTCTCTGGCAGAGCTGAAAGAGAAGGATGAGATGCGGAACAGCTATTATGAGAAATTTACCGGTATGCGCCGTGACGACCCGAAACACTATGATCTGGTGGTCAATGTATCCAAAACAGGGGTACAGGGTACTGTTTCCATGATCCTTGATTACATCAGGAATAAAGAAGAGAGCAGGAGCAGTAAGGGAGGAAATGAATGA
- a CDS encoding sugar phosphate isomerase/epimerase family protein, producing the protein MKIGFNEATALECKGQSLLADMEMCEKYGFDYIEIRFDCVKDYLQEHTLEELADWFKNHHLKPWAYNTLIYFNQRDKAGEKEIDDEVDFILKVSKAIGMKMLITVPNFDVKDKSISEIKEEAVERLRYLSDKVGADMKISLEFCGAPNCSINQFGTAYDVVKAVDRDNVGITVDTFHFHEMCSKLEDLKAADGKKIFAYHLNDCEDLPLGSCGDDKRLWPEEGVVDHAGIAAALKEIGFDGVCTIEEFRPEYYEMSHEENVKKAAEVTKAFVEKYF; encoded by the coding sequence ATGAAAATTGGATTTAACGAGGCAACTGCACTGGAGTGTAAAGGACAGTCCTTACTGGCTGATATGGAAATGTGTGAAAAATACGGATTTGATTATATCGAAATACGTTTTGACTGTGTGAAGGATTATTTACAGGAGCATACCCTGGAGGAACTGGCTGACTGGTTTAAAAACCATCATCTGAAACCATGGGCTTACAATACCCTGATTTATTTTAACCAGAGAGACAAAGCCGGTGAGAAGGAAATTGACGATGAAGTGGATTTCATCCTGAAAGTTTCCAAAGCCATCGGTATGAAAATGCTGATCACAGTTCCGAACTTTGATGTGAAGGATAAGAGTATAAGTGAAATCAAGGAAGAGGCAGTGGAAAGACTTCGCTATCTGTCAGACAAAGTGGGGGCTGACATGAAGATCTCCCTGGAATTCTGCGGCGCTCCAAATTGCTCCATCAACCAGTTTGGCACTGCATATGATGTGGTAAAAGCAGTGGACCGGGACAATGTAGGAATCACAGTTGACACCTTCCACTTCCATGAAATGTGCTCTAAACTGGAGGATTTAAAAGCGGCAGACGGCAAAAAAATCTTTGCTTATCACTTAAATGACTGCGAAGACCTGCCTCTTGGATCCTGCGGCGATGACAAACGTCTGTGGCCGGAAGAAGGCGTGGTAGACCATGCAGGAATTGCAGCGGCTTTAAAAGAGATCGGATTTGATGGTGTGTGCACGATCGAAGAGTTCCGTCCGGAGTATTATGAAATGTCTCATGAGGAGAATGTGAAAAAAGCTGCTGAGGTAACAAAAGCATTTGTAGAAAAATATTTCTAA
- a CDS encoding Gfo/Idh/MocA family protein: MLRVGVIGCGGMGKDHIKRLTNKIQGAEVIAVSDVFEESAKQAAAICGAKVYTDANELIQDPDVDAVFIVSPGFAHVESLLAAIKAGKRIFCEKPLCTTAEDCLKVVEAEAASGKHLIQLGFMRRYDKGYMQVKEALTSGEYGEPLILHCTHRNPEVGTNYTTPMAVHDTAIHEIDVLHWLVDDEYESAQVIMPKVTKYSHSELKDPQIMLLRTKKGVCIDVEVFVNCKFGYDINCEVVCEDGAIKMPSPIYPSIRKNAAVSTTIDTDCFVRFKDAYDTEVQDWVDAAAEGVINGPTAWDGYLAAITADALVKAQETGAVEPINAAVEKPEFYK; encoded by the coding sequence ATGTTAAGAGTAGGAGTTATCGGATGCGGCGGAATGGGTAAGGACCACATCAAAAGACTGACAAACAAGATTCAGGGAGCTGAAGTAATTGCAGTATCAGATGTATTTGAAGAGAGCGCAAAGCAGGCAGCAGCAATCTGCGGGGCAAAGGTATATACAGATGCAAACGAACTGATCCAGGATCCGGATGTGGACGCGGTGTTCATCGTATCTCCTGGATTTGCACATGTGGAATCCCTTTTGGCGGCGATCAAAGCAGGAAAGAGGATCTTTTGTGAGAAACCGCTCTGCACAACTGCTGAGGACTGTCTGAAAGTAGTAGAGGCGGAAGCTGCATCAGGAAAACATCTCATCCAGCTTGGTTTCATGAGAAGATACGACAAAGGCTACATGCAGGTGAAGGAAGCCCTCACATCCGGTGAATACGGCGAGCCGCTGATCCTTCACTGTACACACAGGAACCCGGAGGTTGGCACCAACTATACAACTCCCATGGCTGTTCATGATACAGCGATCCATGAAATTGATGTACTTCACTGGTTAGTGGATGACGAGTACGAATCTGCACAGGTGATCATGCCCAAGGTGACAAAATACTCTCACTCTGAGTTAAAAGATCCGCAGATCATGCTGCTGCGCACTAAAAAGGGTGTATGCATCGACGTTGAAGTTTTTGTAAACTGTAAATTCGGATATGACATCAACTGTGAAGTGGTTTGTGAAGACGGCGCCATCAAGATGCCATCACCGATCTACCCCAGTATCCGTAAAAATGCCGCTGTTTCCACAACCATCGACACAGACTGTTTCGTAAGATTTAAAGACGCGTATGACACAGAGGTCCAGGATTGGGTTGACGCAGCTGCTGAGGGCGTGATCAACGGACCAACTGCATGGGATGGCTACCTGGCTGCCATTACAGCAGATGCGCTGGTAAAAGCACAGGAGACTGGTGCTGTAGAGCCGATCAACGCAGCAGTGGAAAAGCCGGAATTCTACAAATAA
- a CDS encoding LacI family DNA-binding transcriptional regulator — translation MPVTLQQIAEAAGVSRGTVDRALKDRGRVRPEVAEKIKKIAKDMGYQPSLAGRALVMAKRNLKIGVIMQSAQTPFMEQVYEGMKAAKQEVESLGGTVEIFRVDGVDAGRVMEIMHELKTQEYSGIALSPSEDTMLKRMINQFSEEYGIPIITFNSDIEDTKRLCFVGQNTIQSGRTAAGLMGEITGGEGEVAVISGHISNPALNNRIRGFQSEILESYPDIQLVGTKYSYDDEWVAAKIVEELLEQYPKLKGIYVTGTAVKGVCEMLEKLGKEHEIKVIGNDFLDENKKWVERGAINFLIGQDSYMQGYEPVMILFHLLFDDEKPESVYRYAEIMIKNRYNL, via the coding sequence ATGCCAGTAACATTACAGCAGATTGCGGAGGCGGCCGGGGTATCCAGAGGAACGGTAGACCGGGCACTGAAGGACAGGGGAAGAGTTCGGCCGGAGGTGGCGGAGAAGATAAAGAAAATAGCAAAGGATATGGGATATCAGCCCAGTCTTGCGGGCAGAGCGCTTGTCATGGCAAAAAGGAATCTTAAAATAGGGGTTATCATGCAGTCAGCCCAGACACCGTTTATGGAGCAGGTTTACGAAGGCATGAAAGCGGCAAAACAAGAGGTGGAAAGCCTGGGCGGCACAGTGGAGATATTCCGTGTAGACGGTGTGGATGCCGGCAGGGTAATGGAGATCATGCATGAGCTGAAGACACAGGAGTATTCAGGTATTGCCCTCTCTCCTTCAGAGGACACCATGCTGAAAAGAATGATCAACCAGTTTTCAGAGGAGTACGGAATTCCCATTATCACGTTTAACTCTGACATAGAGGATACAAAGCGGCTGTGTTTTGTGGGACAGAACACCATACAGAGCGGTAGGACAGCAGCCGGGCTGATGGGGGAGATCACAGGGGGAGAGGGGGAAGTGGCGGTGATCTCAGGCCATATATCCAATCCGGCATTAAATAACCGTATCCGGGGCTTCCAGTCAGAAATACTTGAGAGTTATCCCGATATCCAGCTTGTGGGAACGAAATATTCCTATGATGACGAGTGGGTAGCCGCAAAAATCGTGGAGGAGCTTCTGGAGCAGTATCCAAAGCTGAAGGGCATTTATGTGACAGGAACTGCGGTAAAAGGGGTCTGTGAAATGCTTGAGAAGCTTGGAAAAGAACATGAGATCAAAGTGATAGGCAATGACTTTCTGGATGAGAATAAAAAATGGGTGGAGCGCGGGGCTATCAATTTTCTTATCGGTCAGGATTCCTATATGCAGGGATATGAACCGGTGATGATCTTGTTCCACCTGTTGTTTGACGATGAAAAACCAGAGTCCGTATACCGTTATGCGGAGATCATGATAAAAAACCGGTATAATCTGTAG
- a CDS encoding AraC family ligand binding domain-containing protein — translation MYTFVQMKYQTNQHFYPLFCGYQTCDPSYSFGPAVRDYHLLHFCISGKGQFFSNDICYDICEGQGFLISPKQLTFYQADAVHPWTYLWIAFEGDMVKKYLSLCGLSINTPIIQCPQKDRLQQIILDMIAHGSATISNELYNQGLLYQFFSLLAQSPSLASRPEESIDNHILRKLLNTFVLITRPRSLFRISRIMYL, via the coding sequence ATGTACACATTTGTACAGATGAAATATCAGACCAACCAGCATTTCTATCCTCTGTTCTGCGGTTACCAGACCTGTGATCCCTCCTACTCCTTCGGTCCGGCGGTCCGGGACTATCATCTCCTTCATTTCTGTATCAGCGGCAAAGGACAGTTTTTTTCCAATGATATATGCTATGACATCTGTGAAGGCCAGGGATTTCTTATTTCCCCAAAACAACTCACCTTTTATCAGGCAGATGCTGTTCATCCCTGGACCTATCTTTGGATTGCCTTTGAGGGCGACATGGTAAAAAAGTATCTGTCACTCTGTGGTCTCTCCATAAATACCCCAATCATACAATGCCCGCAGAAAGACAGACTACAGCAGATCATTTTAGATATGATCGCACATGGCAGCGCAACCATCAGCAACGAGCTTTACAATCAAGGACTTTTATACCAATTCTTTTCATTACTTGCCCAGTCTCCGTCTCTTGCATCCAGACCGGAAGAAAGTATTGACAATCATATATTGCGAAAGCTATTGAATACATTCGTTTTAATTACCAGGCCCAGATCACTGTTCAGGATATCGCGGATTATGTATCTCTGA
- a CDS encoding helix-turn-helix domain-containing protein yields MHFSPQQFLMRHRITKATEMLVETDHLIQNIASSCGYANELSFAKAFKKVTGLSPSEYRKKKRIPPNTIRREDPHKDESF; encoded by the coding sequence CTGCATTTCTCACCACAGCAGTTCCTTATGCGGCACCGTATTACAAAGGCCACAGAAATGCTGGTGGAAACTGACCATCTGATACAGAATATCGCCAGCTCCTGCGGCTACGCCAATGAACTGTCTTTTGCCAAAGCATTTAAGAAAGTTACCGGACTCAGCCCTTCTGAATACCGCAAAAAAAAGAGGATTCCCCCAAACACGATCCGTAGGGAGGATCCTCATAAAGATGAATCTTTTTAA
- the melB gene encoding melibiose:sodium transporter MelB, with translation MKLSMKEKLSYGLGAFGKDMVCQLVFVYIMVYFTDILGLNAAFVGTMFFIARIWDALNDIFMGTIVDNTRSRFGKFKPWLVIGTLVNVVVYILLFTRFGGISAKGMYVYATVFYILWGMTYTIMDIPYWSMLPNLTSDKTEREKVSVIPRTFASCAFFIIGGFGLQFVDRLGGGSSVAERQMGFHYISIIIAVLFVFTIGLTVFNVKDRKPAADDKAEKISLLQAFRIIRQNDQLLVTIGIILFYNLATQIVVGVSMYYFKYVVGGESLFSVFTAVCGIAEMAGLIAFPKLVSLLSRKKVYTAACVFPLVGLGLLLAARFAAPGSVAAAALCAFLFKFGSGLQLGSVTVILADVVDYGEYKAGTRNESVTFSMQTLLVKFSSAMGSLFTGFALDLTGYVPNVVQSTATKNGITIVMILLPAVCACMSLLVYKRFFKLDGIYYDKIMSVLETRKSSAPDSLILQNDHKPEYGQKVVPENDLVHSSI, from the coding sequence ATGAAGCTATCAATGAAAGAAAAATTGTCATATGGACTGGGTGCTTTTGGGAAAGATATGGTTTGTCAGTTGGTGTTCGTCTATATCATGGTGTATTTTACAGATATTCTGGGACTGAACGCAGCTTTTGTAGGAACCATGTTTTTTATCGCCAGAATTTGGGATGCATTGAATGATATTTTTATGGGCACGATCGTGGATAACACAAGAAGCCGCTTTGGAAAATTCAAACCGTGGCTGGTGATTGGCACATTGGTGAATGTAGTGGTCTATATTCTGTTGTTCACCCGTTTCGGGGGAATCAGTGCAAAAGGAATGTATGTATACGCAACAGTATTCTATATTCTGTGGGGAATGACTTACACGATCATGGATATTCCGTACTGGTCCATGCTTCCCAATCTTACCAGTGATAAAACAGAGAGGGAAAAGGTTTCTGTAATACCGAGAACTTTCGCAAGCTGTGCCTTTTTTATCATAGGCGGTTTTGGCCTGCAGTTTGTAGACCGGCTGGGCGGAGGAAGTTCTGTGGCCGAAAGGCAGATGGGATTTCATTATATATCCATTATTATTGCAGTTCTTTTTGTGTTTACCATTGGTCTTACTGTGTTCAACGTTAAGGATAGAAAACCAGCAGCAGATGATAAAGCTGAGAAAATTTCACTTCTTCAGGCATTTCGCATTATCCGTCAGAATGATCAGCTTTTGGTGACGATCGGGATCATATTGTTTTATAACCTGGCAACCCAGATAGTAGTGGGCGTATCTATGTATTACTTTAAATATGTGGTGGGAGGGGAGTCGCTGTTCTCTGTATTTACCGCAGTGTGCGGAATCGCGGAGATGGCAGGTCTGATCGCTTTTCCAAAGCTGGTAAGCCTTCTGTCAAGAAAAAAGGTATATACAGCCGCCTGTGTATTTCCTCTGGTTGGTCTGGGCCTGCTTCTGGCAGCTAGATTTGCAGCGCCCGGGAGTGTGGCGGCTGCGGCGCTCTGTGCCTTTTTGTTTAAATTCGGTTCCGGGCTGCAGCTTGGCAGTGTGACCGTTATTCTGGCAGATGTAGTGGATTACGGAGAGTATAAGGCAGGAACCAGGAATGAGAGCGTTACGTTTTCCATGCAGACACTTCTGGTTAAATTTTCTTCTGCCATGGGTTCTCTGTTTACCGGTTTTGCTCTGGATCTGACAGGATATGTGCCGAATGTGGTGCAGAGCACAGCTACAAAAAACGGAATCACCATTGTTATGATCCTGCTGCCCGCTGTGTGTGCCTGCATGAGTCTTTTGGTGTATAAGAGGTTTTTTAAACTGGACGGCATATATTACGACAAGATCATGAGTGTACTGGAGACAAGAAAAAGCAGCGCACCGGACAGCCTGATCCTCCAAAATGATCATAAGCCGGAGTACGGGCAGAAGGTTGTACCGGAAAACGATTTGGTACACAGCAGTATCTGA